Proteins encoded by one window of Sediminicoccus rosea:
- a CDS encoding M20/M25/M40 family metallo-hydrolase, whose product MTDIHRHAAGMQAALPEILAMAERCVNIDSGSYMAGGVNAVIDIWAGMLGRMGFAVERTPLPGFGDQMTARLPLGGNGPRMLVLGHADTVWPEGIAAEWPFARDGERITGPGVGDMKTNVVMALHAIRMLLAGKALSHLASITVCIVPDEEIGSPGSRAWLEAESREADLCLTLEPCRPNGGMVVGRGAVGAFYLNATGITAHVGSAREKGASAVAALAALVAPLEALGDPANGLCATVGILRGGDARQVVPGSAEMHLDLRAPDDAAGEKLLAEVRAIAARPPADPRVTITARGGFTRPAFPTHEGTRVLYAKAEEFCRALEIPVHQVVSRGGSDGSFAARLGVPTLDGLGPITHETCSRREWVEVPSIVTRGAVLAGLMASAGR is encoded by the coding sequence ATGACCGACATCCATCGCCACGCCGCCGGCATGCAGGCGGCCCTGCCCGAAATCCTCGCGATGGCCGAGCGCTGCGTGAACATCGACAGCGGCAGCTACATGGCCGGCGGCGTGAATGCCGTGATCGACATCTGGGCCGGCATGCTCGGGCGCATGGGCTTCGCGGTGGAGCGCACCCCGCTCCCCGGCTTCGGCGACCAGATGACGGCGCGGCTGCCGCTCGGCGGCAATGGGCCGCGCATGCTGGTCCTGGGCCATGCCGACACGGTCTGGCCCGAGGGCATCGCGGCCGAGTGGCCCTTCGCGCGGGACGGCGAGCGCATCACCGGCCCCGGGGTGGGCGACATGAAGACCAATGTGGTGATGGCGCTGCACGCGATCCGCATGCTGCTGGCCGGAAAGGCGCTGAGCCACCTCGCCTCGATCACCGTCTGCATCGTGCCCGATGAGGAGATCGGCAGCCCGGGCAGCCGCGCCTGGCTGGAGGCGGAATCGCGCGAGGCCGATCTCTGCCTGACGCTGGAGCCCTGCCGCCCGAATGGCGGCATGGTGGTTGGCCGCGGCGCCGTCGGTGCCTTCTACCTGAACGCGACCGGCATCACCGCGCATGTGGGCTCCGCGCGGGAGAAGGGCGCCTCGGCGGTCGCCGCGCTGGCGGCGCTGGTGGCCCCCTTGGAGGCGCTGGGCGATCCGGCGAACGGGCTCTGCGCCACGGTCGGCATCCTGCGCGGCGGCGATGCGCGGCAGGTGGTGCCGGGCTCGGCCGAGATGCATCTCGACCTGCGCGCGCCGGACGATGCGGCGGGCGAGAAGCTGCTGGCCGAGGTGCGCGCCATCGCCGCCCGCCCGCCGGCCGATCCGCGCGTGACCATCACCGCGCGCGGCGGCTTCACGCGACCGGCCTTCCCGACGCATGAGGGGACGCGCGTGCTCTATGCCAAGGCGGAAGAATTCTGCCGCGCGCTGGAGATCCCGGTGCACCAGGTGGTCTCGCGCGGGGGGTCGGATGGCAGCTTCGCCGCGCGCCTCGGCGTGCCGACGCTGGATGGCCTCGGCCCCATCACGCATGAGACCTGCAGCCGGCGCGAATGGGTGGAGGTGCCCTCCATCGTCACGCGCGGCGCGGTGCTGGCGGGGCTGATGGCCTCGGCGGGCCGCTGA
- a CDS encoding IclR family transcriptional regulator, which translates to MDTCSESPVPPKLRRGGIVAVERSLSILDAFMGAAPTRGLSELARATRLAKPTVLRNLVSLERSGYIVRLADGRYQLGARLLQLGEAYRAQFRLEDHVMPVLRELAAATGETATFQVREQEHRLTLFRVESPQVVRIAQVMPNLKPLDGTSISQALLRGDAAADAARRRQAVYFSAGLASPQTASLSTAIWGPPGQLRGAMSISGPVMRVSSADLDGLAARLAAAARGLCATLGAPFPEGMQPPELIRISPSEAPPPHEP; encoded by the coding sequence ATGGACACCTGCAGCGAATCACCCGTCCCGCCCAAGCTCCGCCGGGGGGGTATCGTCGCCGTCGAGCGCAGCCTCTCCATCCTCGATGCCTTCATGGGCGCGGCCCCCACGCGCGGGCTCTCCGAGCTGGCCCGCGCCACGCGACTCGCCAAGCCCACCGTGCTGCGCAACCTCGTCTCGCTGGAACGCAGCGGCTACATCGTCCGCCTGGCGGATGGGCGCTACCAGCTGGGTGCGCGCCTCCTGCAACTGGGCGAGGCCTATCGCGCCCAGTTCCGGCTGGAGGACCATGTGATGCCCGTGCTGCGGGAGCTGGCCGCCGCCACCGGCGAGACCGCGACCTTCCAGGTGCGCGAGCAGGAGCACCGCCTGACGCTGTTCCGCGTGGAAAGCCCGCAGGTCGTCCGCATCGCGCAGGTCATGCCCAACCTGAAGCCGCTGGATGGCACCTCGATCAGCCAGGCGCTGCTGCGTGGCGACGCGGCGGCCGATGCGGCGCGGCGGCGGCAGGCCGTGTATTTCTCGGCCGGCCTGGCCAGCCCACAGACCGCCTCGCTCTCCACCGCCATCTGGGGGCCACCCGGGCAGCTTCGCGGGGCCATGAGCATCAGCGGGCCCGTCATGCGCGTGTCCTCGGCGGATCTCGATGGCCTGGCGGCACGGCTCGCGGCGGCCGCGCGCGGGCTTTGCGCCACGCTGGGCGCGCCCTTCCCGGAGGGAATGCAGCCGCCCGAGCTGATCCGCATCAGCCCGTCCGAAGCACCGCCGCCACACGAGCCTTGA
- a CDS encoding hydantoinase/oxoprolinase family protein yields the protein MIAPAPGISLGIDIGGTFTDLVLHDPALRRSGSLKILTTHADPVQGILEGTRRLLGEASVEPGEITRVVHATTLFTNALIERKGALTALITTAGFRDILKIGRERRYELFDLMLRPPAPLMPDALRLEVPERVKADGTVVTPLDLAALDAAADQAVAAGAEAIAILFLHSDLHPAHEEQAARRIAARHPGLSVTASHAIVREMREYERGCTASANAYVAPMAGRYLARLGAELAAMGIAGPLLLTLSNGGMTHVEEAIRAPVQLLESGPAAGALAAAYLAGAQEPRILAFDMGGTTAKLSVVEHGEPEVVFGFEAARQARFIEGSGLPIRISTVDLMEIGAGGGSIARRDAIGLLKVGPDSAGSEPGPACYGRGGLEATVTDANLLLGYLDPSRFAGGRLPLDRRAAQAAMARLAAALGITAEAAAWGIHDVVTEAMASAARTHLAERGRDASGFTLVCTGGGGPVHGYHLARKLGIRRVIVPPEAGVASALGLLTAPPRVDRVATLGRRLLAWRAAELEAAFAALEAEARGVLARGGWAEDAPAPERVVDARCVGQGAHMPVTLPPAPWPTDDAALHAMITEAFTAAYQERFRRPPPAVPIDLVHARIVLRGAARPLALPPARRGWEGPATAHQRQILSGGCSAMADIYSRPGLMPGFSARGPALVEESGSTLVIGGKGRFSVLENGNILVELDA from the coding sequence GTGATCGCCCCTGCCCCCGGCATTTCCCTTGGCATTGATATCGGTGGCACCTTCACCGACCTCGTCCTGCATGATCCCGCGCTGCGCCGCTCTGGCAGCCTCAAGATCCTCACCACCCATGCCGATCCGGTGCAGGGCATCCTGGAGGGCACGCGCCGCCTGCTGGGCGAGGCGAGCGTGGAGCCGGGCGAAATCACCCGCGTCGTGCATGCGACGACGCTCTTCACCAATGCGCTGATCGAGCGGAAGGGCGCGCTCACCGCCCTCATCACCACGGCGGGCTTCCGCGACATTCTCAAGATCGGCCGCGAGCGCCGCTATGAGCTGTTCGACCTGATGCTGCGCCCGCCCGCGCCGCTCATGCCGGACGCGCTGCGCCTCGAAGTGCCCGAGCGCGTGAAGGCGGATGGCACGGTGGTGACGCCGCTCGACCTGGCGGCGCTCGATGCGGCGGCGGACCAGGCCGTGGCGGCGGGCGCCGAGGCCATCGCCATCCTCTTCCTGCACAGCGACCTTCACCCGGCCCATGAGGAGCAGGCGGCCCGGCGCATCGCGGCGCGGCATCCGGGGCTTTCCGTCACCGCCTCGCACGCCATCGTGCGCGAGATGCGCGAATATGAGCGCGGCTGCACGGCCAGCGCCAACGCCTATGTGGCGCCCATGGCCGGGCGCTACCTCGCGCGGCTGGGTGCCGAACTCGCTGCCATGGGCATTGCGGGCCCGCTGCTGCTCACCCTCTCCAATGGCGGCATGACGCATGTGGAGGAGGCGATCCGCGCCCCCGTGCAGCTGCTGGAATCCGGCCCCGCCGCCGGCGCGCTCGCCGCCGCCTACCTCGCCGGCGCGCAGGAGCCGCGCATCCTCGCCTTCGACATGGGCGGCACCACCGCCAAGCTCAGCGTCGTCGAGCATGGCGAGCCCGAGGTGGTCTTCGGCTTCGAGGCGGCGCGCCAGGCGCGCTTCATCGAGGGCAGCGGCCTGCCCATCCGCATCTCGACGGTGGACCTGATGGAGATCGGCGCGGGCGGCGGCAGCATCGCCCGGCGCGATGCGATCGGCCTGCTCAAGGTGGGCCCGGACAGCGCCGGCTCCGAGCCCGGGCCCGCCTGCTACGGGCGCGGCGGGCTGGAGGCGACGGTGACCGACGCCAACCTGCTGCTCGGCTATCTCGACCCCTCGCGCTTCGCGGGCGGGCGGCTGCCGCTCGATCGCCGGGCGGCGCAGGCGGCCATGGCGCGCCTCGCGGCGGCGCTCGGCATCACGGCCGAGGCGGCGGCCTGGGGCATCCATGACGTGGTGACCGAGGCGATGGCGAGTGCCGCGCGCACCCACCTGGCCGAGCGCGGGCGCGACGCCTCGGGCTTCACGCTCGTCTGCACCGGGGGCGGCGGGCCAGTGCATGGCTATCACCTGGCGCGCAAGCTCGGCATCCGCCGCGTCATCGTCCCGCCCGAGGCGGGCGTCGCCTCGGCGCTCGGCCTGCTCACCGCGCCGCCGCGGGTGGACCGCGTGGCGACACTGGGCCGCCGCCTGCTGGCCTGGCGCGCGGCCGAGCTGGAGGCCGCCTTCGCCGCGCTGGAAGCCGAGGCGCGGGGCGTGCTGGCGCGCGGCGGCTGGGCGGAGGATGCGCCCGCGCCCGAGCGCGTGGTGGATGCGCGCTGCGTGGGCCAGGGCGCGCACATGCCCGTCACGCTGCCGCCCGCCCCCTGGCCCACCGACGACGCCGCGCTGCATGCGATGATCACCGAGGCCTTCACCGCCGCCTACCAGGAGCGCTTCCGCCGCCCGCCCCCCGCCGTGCCGATCGACCTCGTGCATGCACGCATCGTGCTGCGCGGCGCCGCGCGCCCGCTCGCCCTGCCGCCCGCGCGGCGCGGCTGGGAGGGGCCCGCCACGGCGCACCAGCGCCAGATCCTCTCGGGCGGCTGCAGTGCCATGGCCGACATCTACTCGCGCCCCGGCCTCATGCCCGGCTTCTCGGCCCGCGGCCCCGCCCTGGTGGAGGAAAGCGGCTCGACGCTCGTCATCGGCGGGAAGGGCCGCTTCAGCGTGCTGGAGAACGGCAACATCCTGGTGGAGCTGGACGCATGA
- a CDS encoding DUF1028 domain-containing protein, with protein sequence MTYSLLGRCARTGQFGAAVTTSSLAVGSRVPHVGPGIGGVLTQHRTDPRLGPRGLELLRSGCSAEETLAALVASTPHHKWRQLAVMDAQGRTAQFDGAAVKPARAAVHVTDCIAMGNILANDRVPAAMAQAFTESANEQLAERLMRAMEAGEAAGGEGKPVISAALIVMEKEIFPLVDLRVDLAPDAITALRTLWDAYLPSLREFVTRAVDPDAAPGVI encoded by the coding sequence ATGACCTATTCGCTCCTTGGGCGCTGCGCCCGCACCGGGCAGTTCGGCGCCGCCGTCACCACCTCCAGCCTCGCCGTCGGCTCCCGCGTGCCGCATGTGGGCCCTGGCATCGGCGGCGTGCTGACGCAGCACCGCACCGATCCGCGCCTTGGCCCGCGCGGCCTGGAGCTGCTCCGCAGCGGCTGCTCGGCGGAGGAAACCTTGGCGGCCCTCGTCGCCAGCACGCCGCACCACAAATGGCGCCAGCTCGCCGTGATGGACGCGCAGGGCCGCACCGCGCAATTCGACGGCGCCGCCGTGAAGCCCGCGCGCGCCGCCGTGCATGTCACGGACTGCATCGCCATGGGCAACATCCTCGCCAATGACCGCGTGCCCGCCGCCATGGCGCAGGCCTTCACGGAATCCGCGAACGAACAGCTCGCCGAACGCCTGATGCGCGCCATGGAAGCGGGCGAAGCGGCGGGAGGCGAGGGCAAGCCCGTCATCTCCGCCGCGCTGATCGTCATGGAGAAGGAGATCTTCCCGCTGGTGGACCTGCGGGTGGACCTCGCCCCCGATGCCATCACCGCGCTGCGCACCCTCTGGGACGCCTATCTCCCGTCGCTGCGCGAATTCGTCACCCGTGCCGTGGATCCGGACGCCGCCCCCGGCGTCATCTGA
- a CDS encoding uracil-DNA glycosylase family protein codes for MGGGALHRHARRGAGGADGLGGPLTLDELTAEITACRVCAAHLPAGCRPVVRLGATAPILVIGQAPGTRVHASGTPWNDASGIRLRDWMGVPEAVFYDTTRIAIMPMGFCYPGTGASGDLPPRPECAPLWHERVLALLPARRLTLLVGSYAQKRYLPAARRRSVAEIVREHAAHGPDVFPLPHPSWRSTGWMQRNPWFTAEVLPALKARVAAVLRTG; via the coding sequence ATGGGTGGAGGTGCCCTCCATCGTCACGCGCGGCGCGGTGCTGGCGGGGCTGATGGCCTCGGCGGGCCGCTGACCCTCGACGAACTCACGGCCGAGATCACCGCCTGCCGGGTCTGCGCCGCGCATCTGCCGGCCGGCTGCCGCCCGGTGGTGCGGCTCGGCGCCACGGCGCCCATCCTGGTGATCGGCCAGGCGCCGGGCACGCGCGTGCATGCGAGCGGCACGCCCTGGAATGACGCCAGCGGCATCCGCCTGCGCGACTGGATGGGCGTGCCGGAGGCGGTGTTCTACGACACCACGCGCATCGCCATCATGCCCATGGGCTTCTGCTATCCCGGCACGGGAGCAAGCGGCGACCTGCCGCCCCGGCCGGAATGCGCGCCGCTCTGGCATGAGCGCGTGCTGGCGCTGCTGCCCGCGCGGCGGCTGACGCTGCTGGTCGGCAGCTATGCCCAGAAGCGCTACCTGCCCGCGGCGCGGCGGCGCAGCGTGGCCGAGATCGTGCGCGAGCACGCGGCCCATGGGCCGGATGTCTTCCCCCTGCCCCACCCCTCATGGCGCAGCACCGGCTGGATGCAGCGCAACCCCTGGTTCACGGCGGAGGTGCTGCCCGCCCTCAAGGCTCGTGTGGCGGCGGTGCTTCGGACGGGCTGA
- a CDS encoding M28 family peptidase: MLTPDVIEKVLGRIWASPRINADFAAICATGGRFSGTASEKAAVEWLAPRLAEATGAAVTREPIPYRGWSRIGARVTDARGVTHKAEALGRSPATPPEGLEAPLLDLGRGTPEQILAAGEAVRGAIILVRHEFMVGTGHVHRRKKYECARDAGAAGFLIACHEPGLLPVTGSAGNGGPGNIPCAGLSHEAGAALAAQSGQRIRIFVEGVFEDRVAENLLATMQGKGEELVVLSAHIDGHDLACSAIDNASGLACALTVAEAIRDVVPGLARGVQVGLFNIEEWALLGSAAHLAQMAPAERGKRVLNVNLDSLAGAEGITALTSGVPGMAEFLHAALGPAGLSIGISAPFMGNSDHANYIRHGIPALRLCAGFDRPLSNMRFLLTPADTPDKVHPHQLKLAASVAAMLVLAGCASAAAPVPRMDEATVQRLTA; the protein is encoded by the coding sequence ATGCTGACACCGGACGTGATCGAGAAGGTTCTGGGCCGCATCTGGGCCTCGCCCCGCATCAACGCGGATTTCGCCGCCATCTGCGCGACCGGCGGCCGCTTCTCGGGCACGGCGAGCGAGAAGGCGGCCGTGGAATGGCTCGCCCCCCGCCTCGCCGAGGCCACGGGTGCTGCCGTGACGCGCGAGCCCATCCCCTATCGCGGCTGGAGCCGCATCGGCGCCCGCGTCACCGATGCGCGCGGCGTGACGCACAAGGCCGAGGCGCTGGGCCGCTCGCCCGCCACGCCGCCCGAGGGGCTGGAGGCGCCGCTGCTCGACCTCGGCCGCGGCACGCCCGAGCAGATCCTGGCCGCGGGCGAGGCGGTGCGCGGCGCGATCATCCTCGTCCGCCATGAATTCATGGTGGGCACGGGCCATGTGCATCGCCGCAAGAAATACGAATGCGCGCGGGATGCCGGCGCGGCCGGCTTCCTCATCGCCTGCCATGAGCCGGGCCTGCTGCCGGTGACGGGTTCGGCCGGCAATGGCGGCCCGGGCAACATCCCCTGCGCGGGCCTCTCCCACGAGGCGGGGGCCGCGCTCGCCGCGCAATCCGGCCAGCGGATCCGCATCTTCGTGGAGGGCGTCTTCGAGGACCGCGTGGCCGAAAACCTGCTCGCCACCATGCAGGGGAAGGGCGAGGAGCTGGTGGTGCTCTCCGCCCATATTGATGGCCATGACCTGGCCTGCTCCGCCATCGACAATGCGAGCGGCCTCGCCTGCGCGCTCACCGTGGCCGAGGCGATCCGGGACGTGGTGCCGGGCCTTGCGCGCGGCGTGCAGGTCGGCCTGTTCAACATCGAGGAATGGGCACTGCTCGGCTCCGCCGCGCATCTCGCGCAGATGGCGCCGGCCGAGCGCGGCAAGCGCGTGCTGAACGTGAACCTGGACTCGCTGGCCGGCGCCGAGGGCATCACGGCGCTGACCAGCGGCGTGCCCGGCATGGCGGAGTTCCTGCACGCGGCGCTCGGGCCGGCGGGGCTTTCCATCGGCATCAGCGCCCCCTTCATGGGCAATTCCGACCACGCCAACTACATCCGCCACGGCATCCCGGCGCTGCGCCTCTGCGCGGGCTTCGACCGGCCGCTTTCCAACATGCGCTTCCTGCTGACGCCGGCCGACACGCCGGACAAGGTGCATCCGCATCAGCTCAAGCTCGCCGCCAGCGTGGCGGCGATGCTGGTGCTGGCCGGCTGCGCCAGCGCGGCCGCACCCGTGCCCCGCATGGACGAAGCCACGGTGCAGCGGCTCACCGCATGA
- the rnd gene encoding ribonuclease D, whose protein sequence is MPDPSPRLITQAAELAELCERLRQEPFVTVDTEFMRERTYWPELCVVQLAGAHEVAVVDAEAPGMDLAPLGDLLADPAVVKVFHAARQDVEIFLLKFGAVPTPLFDTQIAAMVAGFGDQASYDSLVRALAGASIDKAHRFSDWSARPLSKAQIEYAAGDVTHLRQVYLRLREKLLAEGRLDWVAQEMDALLQPSTYITEPNEAWERLKPKTNNRRFLGVLRAAAAWRETEAQRINIPRGRLVKDETLLEVAATAPETADQLARARGISEGFARGKSGASLLAAIAEAKALPEAELPLPLEARRGAGASPALVALLKVLLAASAEAHHVAPKLLADSEDLERLASESEPDIRALTGWRREVFGEDALALKTGRLALGVAGRRVRLIRTEG, encoded by the coding sequence ATGCCGGATCCATCGCCCCGCCTGATCACCCAAGCCGCCGAGCTCGCCGAGCTGTGCGAGAGGCTCCGCCAGGAGCCCTTCGTGACCGTGGACACGGAGTTCATGCGCGAGCGCACCTATTGGCCCGAGCTCTGCGTCGTCCAGCTCGCGGGCGCCCATGAGGTGGCCGTGGTGGATGCCGAGGCGCCGGGGATGGACCTCGCCCCGCTGGGCGACCTGCTGGCCGACCCGGCCGTGGTGAAGGTCTTCCACGCCGCCCGGCAGGATGTGGAGATCTTCCTGCTGAAGTTCGGCGCGGTGCCCACACCCCTCTTCGACACGCAGATCGCCGCCATGGTGGCCGGCTTCGGCGACCAGGCGAGCTATGACAGCCTGGTGCGCGCGCTGGCCGGCGCCTCCATCGACAAGGCGCACCGCTTCTCCGACTGGTCGGCCCGCCCGCTCTCCAAGGCGCAGATCGAATATGCGGCCGGCGATGTGACGCATCTTCGCCAGGTCTATCTCCGCCTGCGCGAGAAGCTGCTGGCCGAAGGCCGGCTCGACTGGGTGGCGCAGGAGATGGACGCGCTGCTGCAGCCCTCCACCTACATCACCGAGCCGAACGAGGCCTGGGAGCGGCTGAAGCCCAAGACCAACAACCGCCGCTTCCTCGGCGTGCTGCGCGCCGCCGCCGCCTGGCGGGAGACGGAGGCGCAGCGCATCAACATCCCGCGCGGGCGGCTCGTGAAGGACGAGACGCTGCTGGAAGTGGCGGCGACGGCGCCCGAGACGGCCGACCAGCTGGCCCGCGCGCGCGGCATCTCCGAGGGTTTCGCGCGTGGCAAGTCCGGTGCCTCGCTGCTCGCCGCCATCGCCGAGGCCAAGGCCCTGCCGGAGGCCGAGCTGCCGCTGCCGCTGGAAGCGCGCCGCGGGGCAGGGGCCTCGCCCGCGCTGGTGGCGCTGCTCAAGGTGCTGCTCGCCGCGAGTGCGGAGGCGCATCACGTGGCGCCGAAGCTGCTGGCCGACAGCGAGGATCTGGAGCGGCTGGCCAGCGAATCGGAGCCCGACATCCGCGCGCTCACCGGCTGGCGGCGCGAGGTCTTCGGCGAGGATGCGCTGGCCTTGAAGACCGGCCGGCTGGCACTCGGCGTGGCGGGGCGCCGCGTCCGGCTGATCCGCACCGAGGGGTGA
- a CDS encoding hydantoinase B/oxoprolinase family protein → MSDPGKSGLDPVKLELVWTRLISAVDEAAKAIVRTSFSTLSNEANDFACVLTDAEARSLAQNTGSIPSFIGTLPNTVRAIREAIPEAEMRPGDIYVTNNPWIGTGHLNDVCLVRPIFHGGRIVAYGATTSHVPDIGGRLRSTEARELFEEGFHIPPMLLLREGRADATLIKLLRTNIRTPDQTEGDIWAQASAVTLIGDRVVQTLTDHGLEDLGAVATEIFDRSEAAMAERLAALPEGSWEAAIETDGMDQPFHLQVRVTLKDGRLLADFAGSSPQQPRSVNCPFTYTRAMSWFVLKAMLLPDLPSNEGIFRPIRISVPEGCILNPREPAPVGGRAATGHYVPVLMFRALAEALPDKVRAAPGSPLWMMSLAGRDQSGQPYAGTLFFNGGTGAGATQDGCDSISWPSNISATPVEVAERTAPVMIHRKVQRAGSGGTGTHRGGLGHETEIECETDGMAAVFVTERIKFPAPGLFGGGAGALGEVLIDGKPVNTRTQQVLNKGTRVIIRTPGGGGYGAG, encoded by the coding sequence ATGAGCGATCCTGGGAAGAGCGGGCTCGATCCGGTCAAGCTCGAACTGGTCTGGACGCGGCTGATCTCGGCCGTGGACGAGGCGGCCAAGGCCATTGTCCGCACCTCCTTCTCGACGCTCTCCAATGAGGCGAACGACTTCGCCTGCGTGCTGACGGATGCCGAGGCGCGTTCGCTCGCGCAGAACACCGGCTCCATCCCGAGCTTCATCGGCACGCTGCCCAACACGGTGCGCGCCATCCGCGAGGCCATCCCCGAGGCGGAGATGCGGCCGGGCGACATCTACGTCACCAACAATCCCTGGATCGGCACGGGGCATCTGAACGATGTCTGCCTGGTGCGGCCCATCTTCCATGGCGGGCGCATCGTGGCCTATGGCGCGACGACCAGCCACGTGCCCGATATCGGCGGGCGGCTGCGCAGCACCGAGGCGCGGGAGCTCTTCGAGGAGGGCTTCCACATCCCGCCCATGCTGCTGCTGCGCGAGGGCCGGGCGGATGCCACGCTCATCAAGCTGCTGCGCACCAATATCCGCACGCCCGACCAGACCGAGGGCGACATCTGGGCCCAGGCCTCCGCCGTGACGCTGATCGGCGACCGCGTGGTGCAGACGCTCACGGATCACGGGCTGGAGGATCTCGGCGCCGTCGCCACCGAGATCTTCGACCGCTCGGAGGCCGCGATGGCCGAGCGCCTGGCCGCCCTGCCCGAGGGCAGCTGGGAGGCGGCGATCGAGACGGACGGGATGGACCAGCCCTTCCACCTCCAGGTGCGGGTGACGCTGAAGGACGGGCGATTGCTGGCCGATTTCGCCGGCAGCAGCCCGCAGCAGCCGCGCTCGGTCAATTGCCCCTTCACCTACACGCGGGCGATGAGCTGGTTCGTGCTGAAGGCCATGCTGCTGCCCGACCTGCCAAGCAATGAGGGCATCTTCCGCCCGATCCGCATCTCCGTGCCCGAGGGCTGCATCCTGAACCCGCGCGAACCCGCCCCGGTGGGCGGCCGCGCGGCGACGGGCCACTACGTGCCGGTGCTGATGTTCCGCGCACTGGCCGAGGCCCTGCCCGACAAGGTGCGCGCCGCCCCGGGCAGCCCGCTCTGGATGATGAGCCTCGCGGGGCGCGACCAGTCGGGCCAGCCCTATGCGGGCACGCTCTTCTTCAATGGCGGCACGGGTGCGGGTGCGACGCAGGATGGCTGCGATTCCATCTCCTGGCCCTCCAACATCTCGGCGACACCGGTCGAGGTGGCGGAGCGCACGGCGCCGGTGATGATCCACCGCAAGGTGCAGCGCGCGGGCTCGGGCGGCACGGGGACGCATCGCGGCGGCCTGGGCCACGAGACCGAGATCGAATGCGAGACGGATGGCATGGCGGCCGTCTTCGTCACCGAGCGCATCAAGTTCCCCGCCCCCGGGCTCTTCGGCGGGGGCGCGGGCGCGCTGGGCGAGGTGCTGATCGACGGCAAGCCGGTGAACACCCGCACGCAGCAGGTGCTGAACAAGGGCACGCGCGTGATCATCCGCACGCCGGGCGGCGGGGGCTACGGGGCGGGCTGA